The following coding sequences are from one Pyxidicoccus xibeiensis window:
- a CDS encoding 2Fe-2S iron-sulfur cluster-binding protein: MPKVTFKSPLAEVSADVPTGTTLLDAAEHCGAQVGHSCGGVCACSTCHVWVRKGLDSLSEQTDAEADRLDMGFDVRPYSRLSCQTELGGEDILVEITEESLTAFMDENPALRRALEAEGKWPLKK; this comes from the coding sequence GTGCCGAAGGTCACCTTCAAGAGCCCCCTGGCCGAGGTGAGCGCCGACGTCCCGACGGGGACCACCCTGCTGGACGCCGCCGAGCACTGTGGCGCCCAGGTGGGCCATAGCTGTGGCGGCGTCTGCGCCTGCTCCACCTGTCATGTCTGGGTGCGCAAGGGCCTCGACTCGCTGAGCGAGCAGACGGACGCGGAGGCCGACCGCCTGGACATGGGGTTCGACGTCCGCCCGTACTCCCGGTTGAGCTGCCAGACGGAGCTGGGGGGCGAGGACATCCTGGTGGAGATCACCGAGGAGTCCCTCACCGCCTTCATGGACGAGAACCCCGCCCTCCGCCGCGCGCTGGAGGCCGAGGGGAAATGGCCGCTGAAGAAGTAG
- a CDS encoding lysylphosphatidylglycerol synthase transmembrane domain-containing protein has product MRAQGGRTLLKVLLGVIGLVLSVVLLSTAFFRWNLDGPGGLLQPRFPLDKFVRDLPGHLVWLLPFMLLQASVIPLRAVQWQRTLRRPVPLKERYHLVAIGAFVHNALPGKLGDVMRSFLLSRTQRIPFVRCLGSVGVCKLMEFAALMLLVSLSLLGPFGETLARFKGELRVAISLCVGLVSLVVLLAHWSAPLAHWLHRRHKLPRVEGFLHHVSEGFGSARSFTGMARVFFFSVGPVLASALAYGMALHGIGISGGLFAGAVVLGAISLGQSLPGVPAGMGIYYFVTSWAARSLGATPEDAAAFATLTHLGTVISQVAVGAVSVHVRKIRIRDLRKGGSLAREAAHHVAHDAVEPAKP; this is encoded by the coding sequence ATGAGAGCTCAGGGCGGGAGGACGCTCCTCAAGGTTCTGCTCGGGGTCATCGGCCTGGTCCTGTCCGTCGTCCTGCTGTCCACCGCCTTCTTCCGGTGGAACCTGGACGGCCCGGGGGGCCTGCTCCAGCCGCGCTTCCCGCTGGACAAGTTCGTCCGGGACCTGCCCGGCCACCTCGTGTGGCTGCTGCCCTTCATGCTGCTGCAGGCGTCGGTGATTCCGCTGCGCGCGGTGCAGTGGCAGCGCACCCTGCGCCGGCCGGTGCCGCTGAAGGAGCGCTACCACCTGGTGGCCATTGGCGCCTTCGTCCACAACGCGCTGCCCGGGAAGCTGGGCGACGTCATGCGCTCCTTCCTCCTGTCACGCACCCAGCGCATCCCCTTCGTGCGCTGCCTGGGCTCGGTGGGCGTGTGCAAGCTGATGGAGTTCGCGGCGCTGATGCTGCTCGTCTCCCTCTCGCTGCTGGGCCCCTTCGGCGAGACGCTGGCCCGCTTCAAGGGGGAGCTGCGCGTGGCCATCTCCCTGTGCGTGGGGCTGGTGTCCCTGGTGGTGCTGCTGGCCCACTGGTCCGCGCCGCTGGCGCACTGGCTCCACCGGCGCCACAAGCTGCCCCGGGTGGAGGGCTTCCTCCACCACGTCAGCGAGGGCTTCGGCTCCGCGCGCTCCTTCACCGGCATGGCCCGCGTCTTCTTCTTCTCCGTGGGGCCGGTGCTGGCGTCCGCGCTGGCCTACGGCATGGCCCTGCACGGCATCGGCATCAGCGGGGGGCTGTTCGCCGGGGCCGTCGTCCTGGGGGCCATCTCCCTGGGCCAGTCCCTGCCGGGCGTGCCCGCGGGCATGGGCATCTACTACTTCGTCACCAGCTGGGCGGCCCGCAGCCTGGGCGCTACGCCGGAGGACGCGGCGGCCTTCGCCACGCTCACCCACCTGGGCACCGTCATCAGCCAGGTCGCCGTGGGCGCCGTCTCCGTGCACGTGCGGAAGATTCGAATCCGCGACTTGCGCAAGGGAGGCAGCCTGGCGCGCGAGGCCGCGCACCACGTGGCCCACGACGCCGTGGAGCCGGCGAAGCCCTGA
- a CDS encoding alkaline phosphatase family protein: MHMWAHGLIRRIRAKVPPSAQHRPRNLLLIHLDGVPKALLDEAIVAGKMPFVASLVRSGTFHLDDAFWGAPTSTPYFQAGLLYGMRHSNLPAYSWYDRALGRKVQMNTPTDAMEMDRRLRGAGRTSLLDGGGHGYFSLFRAGASNALSMSTLASFKLMARSFSYEMMGLSAARTRSTWAYLRSLGMDTWHAAREVFQWGRSLQDWRHEQGFLISRVLLQRLGWSFAHTKALVDMVRGVPAIYLVYGNYDEVAHRRGPRSPGALEELHRVDTYLEELYAVARSVDRPYDVVILSDHGHVDSLPLEQRQGRRLEQWLLEDGSAGPLAEDLVRGLCDGRPRPAPDTTPRAPFKPVAMECGNFAHVYLSGALQPLEARELLARHPDVLARVTQSPEIGIVALRRGNSAVALVKGGVYGPDELDRAPLSPEYSKRAVADFLRVLPSMSTAGDVVLFGEAVRRGGTVGFAWEFGSHGGLTRTEANSLVCWPADGPVDLSGLGHCAQLHERLAETYLDPAPPLRLVL, from the coding sequence ATGCACATGTGGGCCCACGGGCTCATCCGTCGAATCCGGGCGAAGGTTCCGCCCTCGGCGCAGCACAGGCCCCGCAATCTCCTCCTCATCCACCTCGATGGAGTCCCGAAAGCCCTGCTAGACGAGGCCATCGTCGCAGGGAAGATGCCCTTCGTCGCGAGCCTCGTCCGCTCTGGCACCTTTCACCTGGATGACGCGTTCTGGGGGGCGCCGACCTCCACGCCGTACTTCCAGGCGGGCCTTCTGTACGGGATGCGTCATTCGAACCTGCCTGCCTACTCCTGGTACGACCGGGCGCTGGGCCGCAAGGTCCAGATGAACACCCCTACCGACGCCATGGAGATGGACCGGCGCCTGCGGGGGGCGGGTCGCACCAGCCTCCTGGACGGCGGTGGGCACGGCTACTTCTCGCTGTTCCGCGCGGGCGCGAGCAACGCACTCAGCATGAGCACGCTGGCCAGCTTCAAGCTGATGGCGCGCTCGTTCTCCTACGAGATGATGGGCCTGTCCGCGGCGCGCACGCGCAGCACCTGGGCGTATCTGCGCTCGCTGGGCATGGACACGTGGCACGCGGCCCGCGAGGTCTTCCAGTGGGGGCGCTCCCTTCAGGACTGGCGCCACGAGCAGGGCTTCCTCATCAGCCGCGTGCTCCTCCAGCGGCTGGGCTGGAGCTTCGCCCACACCAAGGCGCTGGTGGACATGGTGCGCGGCGTGCCCGCCATCTACCTCGTGTATGGCAACTACGACGAGGTGGCCCACCGCCGGGGCCCGCGCTCGCCGGGGGCCCTGGAGGAGCTGCACCGCGTGGACACGTACCTCGAGGAGCTGTACGCGGTGGCGCGCTCGGTGGACCGGCCCTACGACGTCGTCATCCTCTCCGACCATGGCCACGTGGACAGCCTGCCGCTGGAGCAGCGCCAGGGCCGGCGCCTGGAGCAGTGGCTGCTGGAGGACGGCAGCGCCGGGCCGCTGGCGGAGGACCTGGTGCGCGGCCTCTGCGACGGCCGGCCCCGTCCCGCGCCGGACACCACGCCGCGCGCGCCCTTCAAGCCCGTGGCCATGGAGTGCGGCAACTTCGCCCACGTGTACCTCTCCGGCGCGCTCCAGCCGCTGGAGGCGCGGGAGCTGCTGGCGCGGCACCCGGACGTGCTGGCCCGAGTCACCCAGAGCCCGGAGATTGGAATCGTGGCGCTGCGGCGCGGCAACTCCGCGGTGGCGCTGGTGAAGGGCGGCGTCTACGGCCCCGACGAGCTGGACAGGGCCCCGCTGTCGCCCGAGTACAGCAAGCGCGCGGTGGCGGACTTCCTCCGCGTGCTGCCGTCCATGTCGACGGCGGGGGACGTGGTGCTGTTCGGCGAGGCCGTGCGCCGCGGCGGCACCGTGGGCTTCGCTTGGGAGTTCGGCTCGCACGGGGGCCTGACGCGCACGGAGGCCAACAGCCTGGTGTGCTGGCCGGCGGATGGGCCGGTGGACCTGTCCGGCCTGGGCCACTGCGCGCAGCTGCATGAGCGGCTGGCGGAGACCTATCTGGACCCGGCGCCACCCCTGCGGTTGGTGCTGTGA